A stretch of DNA from Rhizobium sp. N324:
GGGCCCGGGCTTCGTCAATCCTCAGGCGGATAGCAAGGTTGGCGAGCGCCTCGCGCAATCGCCGGCCGCCGCGCACTTCCAGCATCATGATCGACAGATGCAGGCCGAAATCCTGCCGCTTGTCGACGAATTCCCGGGCAACACGGTTCGCCGCCGCCTCGATGCTCATGCCCGCATCGAGGCAGACGATCAGCATATCCATGAAATCGGGAAAGAGGCGGCGGTACTCCCTCTCCTTGGCAGCGCCGCGCCGGTCGATATAGATGTTGACCAGTATAAAGGTGGAGCCCGCGGCAAACATGGCAGCGATCAATGTCGCTACCCCTGACATATCAGGCACGACCCAATTGAGAGCCCAGACCACCGAGACCATCACGCCGATGCAGACCGCGGCGCGAACCACCTGGAAGGTGGTCACGGCGCCGGCGGCAAAATAGCCCGCCCGGATCAGCCGGTTCTGGGTGGAGTTCACATTGGTGTCACGTCGCGTAATCTCGAAATAGCGACGAATTAGGCGGTTTTCCGCCTCGCCGAGATCGGCGATTGTCGTATCGCCAAGATGGAACTCCTCGCGGGCTGTCGCCGAGCTTTTCGACACCCGAACCGAGACCTCGCGCTGGCGAAAAAACAATTCCGAGGCGGCCGCAGTAAAGATCAGCACTGCGAAGAAGACGATGAGATAAATTCCATACTCACTCGACATGACCGCCTCAGTACTCGAAGTTGACCATCTTGTAGAGAATGACATTCCCGATCGCCATGACGGCCAGCAGCGCGGTCACCACGACGGCTCCGTGGCCGCTCTCCCAGACGGGATCGAAGTAGGTCGGCGACAACATCTTGATCATCGCGTAGAGCAGAAACGGATACATCGACATGAAGATCGCCGTGATGCGTCCTTCCGAGGAAATCGCCTTGACCTTTGCCTTCAGCATCGACCGGTCTCGCAGCGTCTTCGAAAGGTTCTGCAGGATCTCCACGAGGTTTCCGCCGGTTCCCGCCTGGACGCTCAGCGATATCGCAAGCAGGTTCAGATCCTCGACGCCGACGCGGTCCGCCAGGTTGACCAGCGCATCGTCCAGCGTCACGCCGTAGGTGAGTTCATCCGAGAGCAGACCGAATTCGGTGCCGATCGGATCAGGCATCTCGCGCGCCACCAAAGAAATCGCCGCCGGCAGCGGATGGCCGGCGGCCAGGCTGCGATTGGCGACATCGAGCGCTTCGGGAAGCTTCAGTTCGAATTTCCTCATGCGGCGTGCCCGGGCACGCCAGACGACGAGTGCAGGGACGAGGAGGCCGACGAGAAGAAAGACAGGGATCCTGAA
This window harbors:
- a CDS encoding type II secretion system F family protein, which encodes MSSEYGIYLIVFFAVLIFTAAASELFFRQREVSVRVSKSSATAREEFHLGDTTIADLGEAENRLIRRYFEITRRDTNVNSTQNRLIRAGYFAAGAVTTFQVVRAAVCIGVMVSVVWALNWVVPDMSGVATLIAAMFAAGSTFILVNIYIDRRGAAKEREYRRLFPDFMDMLIVCLDAGMSIEAAANRVAREFVDKRQDFGLHLSIMMLEVRGGRRLREALANLAIRLRIDEARALSVLFRQSEELGTSVTQTLRVYCKEMRDIRIVRAEEKANALPVKMLLPLGAFLFPVSLIIVLVPVVMRVVSLLISMKPGG
- a CDS encoding type II secretion system F family protein, coding for MTLLLLYAAVFTAALVAVEAILRGYFKTSERHRAVNHRLSLLEVSDDHRKTYSDMLKERGAATSWRQTPVMQRLLRFYAQSGIKFDARRFAIFAIAGALLTWLIVQFLVPSTLFRIPVFLLVGLLVPALVVWRARARRMRKFELKLPEALDVANRSLAAGHPLPAAISLVAREMPDPIGTEFGLLSDELTYGVTLDDALVNLADRVGVEDLNLLAISLSVQAGTGGNLVEILQNLSKTLRDRSMLKAKVKAISSEGRITAIFMSMYPFLLYAMIKMLSPTYFDPVWESGHGAVVVTALLAVMAIGNVILYKMVNFEY